A region from the Lycium barbarum isolate Lr01 chromosome 8, ASM1917538v2, whole genome shotgun sequence genome encodes:
- the LOC132607105 gene encoding small RNA degrading nuclease 1-like, protein MESKLESAKKEVLAEIVKLAQKREMKGSSGGWKDFLRSHDKKFGVSLSDPSKRSIDVLLAFLKTFSEDDLKFFDKVFECHSNRDAVEHLQKSSPDNETVEQRLVRLTFEHPQYPTDYSFPSHEEDWLVTKRSKKSNFTQSKAMVAIDCEMVLCEDGTEALVRICAVDRNLEVKLNEFVNPNKPIADYRTEITGITAGDLDGVSCSLADVQTSMKKLLSHGTILIGHSLHNDLHALKIDHARVIDTSYVFKYQGQASNRRPSLSNLCKSVLGFELRKMGSPHNCLDDACTAMKLVLAKIERGVDIIPVVSEEVQEPDAAKLLVHRIPAAVHSQELHKVIPGDFTVEVKANKKGQADKYTAFANFKNQHEANEAFDKLEGKQEKDTGGRPQKLVSFRLDSGIAGSLYVRKMAANNYSKEVTPKKRSAEDEEAVGESKKLRTEDQNTELKEAAGAGCDQCETHLKEIERLKKELSYRDEEISTLNKLIVNLVRKQGF, encoded by the exons ATGGAATCAAAGCTTGAATCAGCCAAGAAAGAG GTACTTGCTGAAATCGTCAAGTTAGCTCAAAAGCGGGAGATGAAAGGAAGTAGTGGAGGCTGGAAAGATTTTTTGAGATCACACGACAAGAAGTTTGGAGTTAGCTTGAGTGACCCATCCAAGAGGTCCATTGATGTGCTTCTTGCATTTTTAAAGACGTTTAGCGAAGATGACTTAAAG TTTTTTGACAAGGTGTTTGAATGTCATTCCAACCGAGATGCTGTTGAGCACCTCCAGAAAAGTTCCCCAGACAATGAAACTGTTGAACAG AGACTGGTTCGTTTAACTTTTGAGCACCCTCAATATCCAACAGATTACTCATTTCCATCACACGAGGAG GACTGGTTAGTCACCaaaaggagtaaaaagtctaatTTCACTCAATCAAAGGCCATGGTTGCAATTGATTGTGAAATGGTCCTCTGCGAAGATGGAACTGAAGCTTTAGTCAGAATCTGTGCTGTGGACCGTAATTTAGAG GTTAAACTCAATGAATTTGTGAACCCCAACAAACCAATTGCAGATTACAGAACTGAGATTACTGGAATAACTGCTGGAGATTTAGATGGAGTTTCTTGTTCATTGGCTGATGTACAG ACGTCCATGAAGAAGCTGTTATCGCATGGAACCATATTGATTGGCCATAGTTTACACAATGATCTTCATG CTTTGAAGATAGATCATGCAAGAGTAATTGACACATCATATGTCTTCAAATATCAGGGTCAGGCTTCTAATAGAAGACCTTCTTTAAGTAACTTGTGTAAG TCTGTGTTAGGGTTTGAACTTCGAAAGATGGGCTCTCCACATAATTGTCTAGATGATGCATGTACTGCAATGAAACTTGTTCTTGCCAAGATTGAACGTGGAGTTGATATCATACCAGTGGTTTCTGAGGAG GTGCAAGAGCCCGATGCGGCGAAGCTACTTGTCCACAGAATACCAGCGGCTGTTCATAGCCAAGAGTTGCACAAAGTCATTCCTGGAGACTTTACTGTGGAAGTTAAG GCTAATAAAAAAGGGCAAGCAGACAAGTATACTGCCTTTGCCAATTTCAAAAATCAGCATGAGGCAAATGAGGCATTTGATAAGCTTGAAGGCAAACAGGAGAAG GATACTGGCGGACGACCACAAAAGCTCGTTTCATTTCGTCTTGATTCTGGTATCGCAGGGTCTTTGTATGTTCGTAAGATGGCTGCCAATAATTATTCTAAAGAGGTTACCCCGAAGAAGAGGTCAGCTGAAGATGAGGAGGCCGTTGGAGAGTCAAAGAAACTGAGGACGGAAGACCAAAATACAGAGCTCAAGGAGGCTGCTGGTGCAGGTTGTGATCAGTGTGAAACTCACTTGAAGGAGATTGAGAGACTAAAGAAAGAATTAAGCTACAGAGATGAAGAAATCTCCACCTTGAACAAACTCATCGTTAACCTTGTGAGAAAACAAGGATTCTAA